From the Leifsonia sp. AG29 genome, one window contains:
- a CDS encoding alpha/beta fold hydrolase: MGSITVDEEGSAPIQLSYEDQGSGEPVVLLSGWPFDARSWEPQLLPLLEAGYRVIRPDRRGFGRSSAPTTGFDFDTLSGDVDALLRALDVTGVNLIGFSLGTGEVARYVGRFGTTRLRSVAFLESLTPSFAKSDDNPNGVDPAGVTGVQDAIAADRFAWLTGMMNNFLNLDDYEGTLVSEDTVRWMWSTAADSSPYATWACPRLWLEGFHADLQRVDVPALIMHGTADRILSLDGQGRRAHEALPAARYVEIEGGPHINPVTHAPEVNRELLRFLSDPA, translated from the coding sequence ATGGGCAGCATCACTGTCGACGAGGAGGGGTCCGCACCGATCCAGCTGTCCTACGAGGACCAGGGCAGCGGCGAGCCGGTGGTCCTGCTGTCCGGGTGGCCGTTCGACGCCCGATCGTGGGAGCCCCAGCTCCTCCCTCTGTTGGAGGCGGGCTACCGGGTCATCAGGCCGGACCGGCGTGGCTTCGGCCGTTCCAGCGCGCCGACGACCGGCTTTGACTTCGACACGCTAAGCGGCGACGTCGACGCGCTACTGCGAGCCCTCGATGTGACCGGGGTGAACCTCATCGGCTTCTCGCTAGGCACGGGTGAAGTCGCCCGGTACGTCGGACGCTTCGGGACCACCCGGCTGCGGAGCGTCGCATTCCTGGAGAGCCTGACCCCCTCGTTCGCGAAAAGCGACGACAACCCGAATGGAGTCGACCCGGCTGGGGTGACGGGCGTGCAGGACGCGATCGCCGCAGACCGGTTCGCCTGGCTGACAGGGATGATGAACAACTTCCTCAATCTCGACGACTACGAGGGCACATTGGTCAGCGAGGACACTGTCCGCTGGATGTGGTCCACCGCCGCGGACTCGTCCCCTTACGCGACCTGGGCGTGCCCGAGGTTGTGGCTCGAGGGTTTCCATGCGGACCTTCAGCGAGTCGATGTGCCGGCGCTCATCATGCACGGAACGGCCGACCGCATCCTTTCCCTCGACGGGCAGGGTCGGCGAGCCCACGAAGCCCTCCCGGCCGCCCGATACGTCGAGATCGAAGGCGGCCCGCACATCAACCCGGTCACGCACGCGCCCGAGGTGAACCGAGAACTGCTCCGCTTCCTCTCGGATCCCGCCTGA
- a CDS encoding LysR family transcriptional regulator, producing the protein MSKVEANASVAYSADLEALQLLALVAETGSFSMAARRRGLTQQAVSGRMAALERRLGVSLLQRSSKGTVLTPDGQVIADWAAPLLEAADQFDVAVRTLRGTRQSTLRLAASMTIAEALAPRWLSRLRRLDPEIAVGLTAINSSSVIDLVTSGSVDIGFIETPDYPVDLMQKLIATDELVVVVGKGHPWQRRRSGITPEELAAAPLVAREGGSGTRRALEEALETRGLHPAPPSLELSSTSAIRATVSSGSDAAVLSILVVKEQLGAGTLFKVPVRGMRIIRPLTAVWLSGGAENPAVERLMSIVRSE; encoded by the coding sequence GTGAGCAAGGTGGAGGCGAATGCTTCAGTTGCCTACAGCGCTGACTTGGAGGCTCTCCAGCTGCTGGCGCTCGTGGCGGAGACGGGTAGCTTCTCGATGGCTGCTCGACGGCGGGGCTTGACGCAGCAGGCCGTGTCAGGACGGATGGCAGCCTTAGAGAGGCGGCTCGGGGTTTCGTTGTTGCAGCGGTCGAGCAAAGGCACTGTTCTCACTCCCGATGGGCAGGTGATCGCGGATTGGGCCGCACCGTTGTTGGAGGCGGCCGACCAGTTCGATGTTGCGGTGAGAACGCTTCGCGGAACTCGACAGTCCACATTGCGGCTCGCAGCGAGCATGACCATTGCGGAGGCCCTCGCCCCGCGATGGTTGAGCAGACTGCGTCGCCTCGACCCCGAAATCGCTGTCGGATTGACCGCCATAAACAGTTCGTCTGTTATTGATCTGGTCACCTCGGGGTCTGTGGATATCGGATTCATCGAGACACCGGATTACCCAGTGGACCTGATGCAGAAGCTGATCGCCACCGACGAATTGGTCGTCGTGGTCGGGAAAGGCCACCCGTGGCAACGTCGACGTTCCGGGATCACGCCGGAAGAATTGGCAGCTGCGCCGCTGGTCGCACGAGAGGGTGGCTCAGGAACGCGACGGGCCCTCGAGGAAGCTCTCGAGACTCGTGGCCTTCACCCGGCCCCTCCGTCACTGGAGCTCTCGTCGACCTCGGCCATCCGCGCTACGGTGTCCTCCGGGTCCGACGCGGCCGTTCTGTCCATCCTGGTTGTGAAGGAGCAACTAGGAGCGGGGACGCTTTTCAAAGTGCCTGTGCGCGGCATGCGCATCATCCGGCCCTTGACGGCCGTGTGGCTGTCCGGAGGCGCGGAGAACCCAGCTGTCGAACGCCTGATGAGCATCGTCCGCTCCGAGTGA
- a CDS encoding TDT family transporter: MARFSLSNVTPNWFASVMGTGIVANAAVTLPVQFPGLRTAALLIWVAASAWLMFLVVATAVHWGRHSPVARQHHLNPVMAHFYGAPPMALLTVGAGAVLVGKDLIGLQAAVAVDVVLWVLGTLGGLFSAVLVPYLAFTKHENSADSAFGGWLMPVVPPMVSAATGALLLPFLPAGQPRETLLFACYAMFGLSLLASVIVIVQIWQRLAVHKVGPRGMVPTLWIVLGPLGQSITAANLLAGNSGGAVDRSLSVALMDFAIIYGVATLGFAMMWLGIAAIITVRTARQGLPFSLTWWSFTFPVGTCVTGTAGLALHTGLAAIAALSVALFALLVAAWITVATRTLGENLGPVRRGTSVVTGL, from the coding sequence ATGGCCCGGTTCTCTCTCTCCAATGTCACTCCCAACTGGTTCGCCTCCGTCATGGGCACGGGAATCGTCGCGAATGCTGCCGTGACCCTGCCGGTTCAGTTCCCGGGATTGCGCACTGCGGCCCTGCTGATCTGGGTTGCGGCGTCCGCGTGGCTGATGTTCCTGGTCGTAGCCACTGCGGTGCACTGGGGGAGGCACTCCCCGGTGGCGCGGCAGCACCACCTGAATCCGGTCATGGCGCACTTCTACGGCGCACCTCCCATGGCCTTGCTCACCGTGGGCGCGGGTGCGGTTCTTGTCGGGAAGGATCTCATCGGTCTGCAAGCTGCAGTAGCCGTCGATGTCGTTCTGTGGGTTCTCGGAACGCTGGGCGGTCTGTTCAGCGCCGTGCTGGTTCCATACTTGGCATTCACAAAGCATGAGAACTCTGCCGACTCCGCGTTCGGTGGATGGCTCATGCCTGTGGTCCCGCCGATGGTCTCCGCGGCCACGGGAGCCCTTCTTCTGCCGTTCTTGCCGGCCGGGCAGCCCCGAGAGACCCTCCTGTTCGCCTGCTACGCGATGTTCGGGCTGAGCCTGCTCGCCTCCGTCATCGTCATCGTTCAGATCTGGCAGCGGCTCGCCGTGCACAAGGTGGGTCCGCGCGGGATGGTTCCGACGCTCTGGATCGTGCTCGGCCCGCTGGGTCAGAGCATCACCGCCGCGAACCTCCTCGCCGGAAATTCCGGTGGAGCCGTCGACCGGTCGCTGTCGGTTGCTCTCATGGACTTCGCCATCATCTATGGTGTCGCCACTCTCGGTTTCGCGATGATGTGGCTCGGCATCGCAGCGATCATTACTGTTCGCACCGCCCGTCAGGGATTGCCGTTCTCGCTGACATGGTGGTCTTTCACCTTCCCAGTGGGCACATGTGTGACGGGGACCGCCGGACTCGCGCTGCACACCGGGCTCGCCGCGATCGCAGCACTTTCGGTCGCTCTGTTCGCACTCCTCGTCGCAGCGTGGATCACCGTCGCGACTCGCACCCTCGGGGAGAACCTTGGCCCGGTGCGCCGTGGAACCTCCGTTGTCACCGGGCTCTGA
- a CDS encoding VOC family protein, translating to MTETPVLHGIHHLKIPVSDLSRSLDFYERSLDATRIPEADHRRHSDGALYAYLLRVPGVDGLLELRLDSKRALAHSGFDPITLAVPDRQNLTLWHERLTARHIKHSPVITAIQAWLIVIEDPDGHRIRLYTLEQHGPELPPDETNPWVS from the coding sequence ATGACTGAGACGCCAGTACTTCACGGCATTCACCACCTGAAGATCCCGGTGAGCGATCTGAGCCGCTCCCTCGATTTCTACGAGCGTTCCCTCGACGCGACGAGAATCCCCGAGGCGGACCACCGCCGGCACAGCGACGGCGCCCTCTACGCCTATTTACTTCGCGTTCCCGGGGTCGACGGGCTCCTCGAACTGCGCCTAGACAGCAAGCGCGCACTGGCTCACAGCGGCTTCGACCCGATCACACTGGCCGTGCCGGACCGACAGAACCTGACCTTGTGGCACGAGCGGCTCACTGCGCGCCACATCAAGCACTCGCCCGTCATCACCGCGATCCAGGCATGGCTTATCGTCATCGAGGATCCAGACGGTCATCGCATTCGGCTGTACACCCTCGAGCAGCACGGTCCCGAATTGCCGCCGGATGAAACAAACCCCTGGGTCTCGTGA
- a CDS encoding DUF302 domain-containing protein — MNYWRTTHIDRPVAAVVDAIRERLAAGQVSLFAVYDHAENARGAGLTLPEETVLVFGSPAVGTSLMQDDPDSGYDLPLRILVRADGDGSAVGYRDPEWLIDQYGLSRSESTVRKMSEMLRHLVAQVAAQLDHPSGGVEEDAQ; from the coding sequence ATGAACTACTGGCGCACAACTCACATCGACAGGCCCGTCGCTGCGGTGGTCGACGCGATCCGCGAGCGCCTCGCCGCGGGGCAAGTGAGTCTGTTCGCCGTCTACGACCACGCGGAGAATGCGCGCGGCGCCGGTCTGACCTTGCCGGAGGAGACGGTACTGGTGTTCGGGTCCCCGGCCGTCGGCACGTCGCTGATGCAGGACGATCCGGACAGCGGGTACGACCTGCCGCTGAGGATCCTCGTCCGGGCGGACGGCGACGGTTCCGCTGTCGGCTACCGGGATCCCGAATGGCTGATCGATCAGTACGGGTTGAGCCGGTCCGAGAGCACAGTCCGCAAGATGTCGGAGATGCTCCGCCACCTCGTCGCGCAGGTAGCCGCGCAGCTCGACCACCCGTCCGGCGGCGTCGAGGAGGACGCCCAGTGA
- a CDS encoding alpha/beta hydrolase: MSDIVLEPGAQAIADASANPPFLYELDVEAARKVLDDLQAQPVDKVEIGEDKWITVPADVGDVRVRIIKPVGATGLLPVILYVHGGGWILGNSGTHDRLIRELCAGADAALVFVEYDRSPEAKYPTAIEQAYATAQWITRDGSAEGLDGTRMAVAGDSVGGNMTAALAILAKQRGDVTFVHQSLYYPVTDADRNTESYKTFADGPFLLAESMAWFWDAYLPDVSRRSEITASPLKATLEDLRGLPPALVIVDQNDVLRDEGEAYAAKLVQAGVPTTSVRYNHVTHDFMMLNPERVTQGTTAAIEQAIDVLRKALGTQRI, from the coding sequence ATGTCCGACATCGTCCTCGAACCAGGCGCTCAGGCCATTGCCGACGCGTCCGCCAACCCCCCGTTCCTCTACGAACTCGACGTCGAGGCTGCCCGCAAAGTCCTCGACGACCTCCAAGCGCAACCGGTCGACAAGGTCGAGATCGGCGAAGACAAGTGGATCACGGTGCCCGCCGACGTCGGCGACGTTCGGGTCCGCATCATCAAACCCGTCGGCGCGACCGGGCTGCTCCCGGTCATCCTCTACGTGCACGGCGGAGGCTGGATCCTAGGCAACTCCGGCACCCACGATCGGCTCATCCGCGAACTCTGCGCCGGAGCCGACGCAGCCCTCGTCTTCGTCGAGTATGACCGTTCCCCTGAGGCGAAGTACCCGACAGCGATCGAGCAGGCGTACGCGACCGCGCAATGGATCACTCGGGACGGGAGCGCCGAAGGACTCGACGGCACACGGATGGCGGTCGCCGGAGACTCGGTCGGAGGGAACATGACCGCCGCGTTGGCCATACTCGCCAAGCAACGCGGCGACGTCACCTTCGTCCACCAGTCCCTGTACTACCCGGTGACGGACGCCGACCGGAACACAGAGAGCTACAAGACCTTCGCTGACGGCCCGTTCCTCCTCGCCGAGAGCATGGCCTGGTTCTGGGATGCCTATCTTCCCGACGTCAGCCGCCGTTCCGAGATCACCGCCTCCCCACTCAAGGCAACGCTCGAAGATCTTCGCGGACTACCACCGGCACTCGTGATCGTCGATCAGAACGATGTGCTGCGCGACGAAGGTGAAGCTTATGCGGCCAAGCTCGTCCAAGCCGGGGTACCGACGACGAGCGTGCGCTACAACCACGTCACCCACGACTTCATGATGCTCAACCCCGAACGCGTCACGCAGGGGACAACGGCGGCCATCGAGCAAGCCATCGACGTGCTCCGAAAGGCCCTCGGAACTCAGCGAATTTAG
- a CDS encoding VOC family protein, translating into MKDVDAAVAFYREAFGAVEETERIRSDDGAQVAVLTIDGCTIGVATEDVELRTLSAESVGGTTVRIHPDAADPDGVAARAIAMGAEEMFAVADQPYGIRQGRVVDPFGHHWLISGPLKLQVCWGP; encoded by the coding sequence GTGAAGGATGTGGATGCGGCTGTCGCGTTTTATCGTGAGGCGTTCGGGGCTGTTGAGGAGACGGAACGTATCCGATCGGATGACGGTGCCCAGGTCGCTGTGCTGACGATCGACGGGTGCACGATCGGGGTAGCCACCGAAGACGTCGAACTTCGGACACTCAGTGCTGAATCCGTTGGTGGGACAACCGTCCGCATTCACCCGGATGCCGCTGACCCCGACGGCGTGGCAGCCCGGGCGATCGCGATGGGTGCCGAGGAGATGTTCGCCGTCGCTGATCAGCCCTACGGGATTCGTCAAGGCCGCGTGGTCGATCCATTCGGTCATCACTGGCTGATCAGCGGTCCGCTGAAGCTGCAAGTGTGTTGGGGTCCGTAA
- a CDS encoding N-acetylglucosamine kinase, with protein sequence MTTNPICMGIDAGGSTLRIASGQRGAQLRVSRVAVPSNVTTLGPEPFSHAIADQIAAHVVDGRVPDSIAIGVAGLDPDTRDEVQLRLVRALSERRLKVTLSVHTDAEVAFAVAGAKQSGTVLIAGTGALASRIEEGREVGSVDGNGSALGDFGGGYWIGLEAARGALRDWELVGYRSQLMSSLISTFDIDPDRLRWSTIERFRSLSVSEIASFAQAVLVSAASNDGRSLDVVHRAADYLVESALAVSRGGEVSRRKLVLAGSLLTHENALSRRVRSLLASHFRAVMPAPEPVLGALEIAWSETR encoded by the coding sequence GTGACCACAAACCCCATTTGCATGGGAATCGACGCGGGAGGCTCGACGCTGCGCATCGCAAGCGGACAGCGCGGAGCCCAGTTACGCGTGTCGCGGGTTGCCGTTCCGAGCAACGTCACCACCCTTGGGCCGGAGCCGTTCAGCCACGCCATCGCCGACCAGATCGCGGCACACGTCGTCGACGGAAGGGTTCCGGATTCGATCGCCATCGGCGTTGCCGGGTTAGACCCCGACACTCGCGACGAGGTTCAGCTCCGCCTAGTGCGCGCGCTCTCGGAACGACGGCTGAAGGTGACACTGTCGGTTCACACCGATGCCGAGGTCGCTTTCGCCGTGGCCGGCGCGAAGCAGTCGGGGACGGTCTTGATCGCTGGCACCGGCGCCCTGGCGAGTCGGATCGAGGAAGGACGGGAGGTCGGGTCGGTCGACGGTAACGGGTCTGCATTGGGTGACTTCGGAGGCGGATACTGGATCGGACTCGAAGCCGCGCGAGGCGCGCTACGCGACTGGGAACTGGTCGGCTATCGTTCGCAGCTGATGTCGTCCTTGATCTCAACGTTCGATATCGACCCCGACCGGTTGAGGTGGAGCACCATCGAGAGGTTCCGCTCTCTGTCTGTCTCGGAAATCGCGTCGTTCGCCCAGGCTGTCCTGGTCAGCGCCGCTAGCAATGACGGACGATCGCTCGACGTGGTCCATCGAGCGGCCGATTATCTCGTCGAGTCAGCACTCGCCGTGAGTCGTGGTGGTGAAGTGAGCCGGCGCAAGCTCGTTCTCGCAGGCAGCTTGCTCACGCATGAGAACGCGCTCAGCCGCCGCGTGAGATCACTACTAGCGTCGCACTTCCGCGCGGTCATGCCCGCTCCCGAACCGGTGCTCGGAGCACTCGAGATCGCTTGGTCCGAGACTCGGTGA
- a CDS encoding sulfite exporter TauE/SafE family protein — protein MTETLEPATRRPWFTIIVIGLVGGVLSGLFAIGGGIVMIPLLTMFARLNQRVAAATSLAAIVPTSIVGSVTYLIAGEVDLLAGLLVSVGAVVGALAGTALLKRIPLTWLRWLFIVFILLVAARLFFLTPQRGHEVAFTPAIGVGYVILGVVMGVLSGLFGIGGGIIAVPALINVFGVSDLIAKGTSLIVMIPTSVVGTISNWRAKNVDIPTGLALGVAATVASIPGAALALALPPQLSSTLFGLLLIGVAAQLTWKAIKAQRVARRTSVATETSD, from the coding sequence GTGACTGAGACCCTTGAACCGGCGACGCGACGACCCTGGTTCACGATCATCGTGATCGGGCTGGTCGGCGGGGTGCTCTCCGGACTGTTCGCCATCGGTGGTGGCATCGTCATGATTCCACTGCTGACGATGTTCGCGCGGCTCAATCAGCGGGTCGCCGCTGCGACCTCGCTTGCCGCAATAGTGCCAACCTCGATTGTCGGGTCCGTCACATATCTCATAGCGGGCGAGGTGGACCTTCTCGCCGGGTTGCTTGTTTCGGTGGGTGCGGTGGTGGGCGCTCTCGCCGGGACCGCCCTGCTCAAGCGCATCCCGCTGACCTGGTTGCGGTGGCTATTCATCGTCTTCATTCTGCTCGTGGCCGCACGGCTGTTCTTCCTCACCCCGCAGCGCGGACACGAGGTCGCGTTCACTCCGGCAATCGGCGTGGGCTACGTGATCCTCGGGGTGGTGATGGGGGTGCTCTCCGGGCTCTTCGGCATCGGCGGCGGGATCATCGCTGTGCCGGCCCTCATCAACGTGTTCGGGGTCAGCGACCTCATCGCCAAGGGTACGTCGCTGATCGTGATGATCCCCACCAGCGTCGTCGGCACGATCTCGAACTGGCGAGCAAAGAACGTGGACATTCCCACCGGCCTGGCGCTCGGTGTGGCCGCGACCGTCGCCTCGATCCCCGGCGCGGCGCTCGCGCTCGCGTTGCCGCCGCAACTGTCGAGCACGCTGTTCGGCCTGCTGCTGATCGGAGTCGCCGCTCAGCTGACCTGGAAAGCGATCAAAGCCCAACGGGTCGCACGGAGAACGTCGGTCGCGACAGAAACGTCCGACTAG
- a CDS encoding MurR/RpiR family transcriptional regulator, protein MTDQPQLPEVGGDLLMRIRSVMPRLPEASLKVARQVLDDSAAVMTSSIAELAKLCGTSQASVTRFCQALGLSGYPELRLRLAAESGRAPELSWELDLGVDIGPDDSTTHIATVLASTDIRAIQRTLELLEAADLEPAASAIVAARRVNIYGAGGSALVAQELQFRLSRLGLAVWSHVESHAALMAAALMRPGDVFFAVSRSGRTTEAIEALAEAKDRGAMTIALTSFPNSPLGVAADIVLTTPVEDTSVRHGSLAARYAQLLMIDCVYTAVAQRTYEISTEALTLTSRALASHRSSRRSNRTKRSDE, encoded by the coding sequence ATGACTGATCAACCGCAACTCCCGGAGGTAGGCGGCGATCTGCTCATGCGAATTCGTAGCGTGATGCCGCGGCTTCCGGAAGCGTCGCTCAAAGTCGCACGCCAGGTGCTGGACGATTCGGCGGCCGTGATGACGAGCTCGATCGCCGAGCTCGCCAAACTTTGCGGCACCTCCCAGGCGAGCGTCACCAGGTTCTGCCAGGCCCTCGGTTTGTCGGGATACCCGGAACTGCGACTGCGTCTCGCGGCGGAAAGCGGGCGAGCACCAGAACTGAGCTGGGAGCTCGACCTCGGAGTAGACATCGGTCCGGATGACTCCACGACCCATATCGCGACGGTTCTGGCATCGACGGACATCCGGGCGATCCAGAGGACCCTCGAGCTCCTCGAGGCCGCCGACCTCGAGCCCGCTGCCAGCGCGATCGTCGCAGCCCGGCGCGTGAACATCTACGGCGCAGGCGGCAGTGCGTTGGTGGCCCAGGAGCTCCAATTCCGTCTCTCACGTCTCGGCCTTGCCGTCTGGAGCCATGTGGAGTCGCACGCGGCTCTCATGGCGGCAGCCCTGATGCGGCCGGGTGATGTGTTCTTCGCGGTATCCAGAAGCGGCCGGACGACCGAGGCCATCGAAGCCCTCGCCGAGGCCAAGGATCGCGGCGCGATGACGATCGCTCTGACGAGCTTTCCCAACTCGCCCCTCGGTGTGGCTGCGGACATCGTGCTGACGACCCCGGTTGAGGACACGTCCGTGCGACACGGGTCACTGGCCGCACGCTACGCACAACTTCTCATGATCGATTGCGTGTACACGGCCGTGGCGCAGCGAACTTATGAGATATCGACTGAAGCTCTGACGCTCACATCCCGGGCGCTGGCTTCACACCGGAGTTCAAGGCGCTCCAATCGCACTAAGAGATCGGACGAGTAG